A region of the Chaetodon trifascialis isolate fChaTrf1 chromosome 7, fChaTrf1.hap1, whole genome shotgun sequence genome:
GTGAACATGGATGTTAAAATGTACAATTTAAGATACTGTTAAAATTctgtaaatgttttatgaggaagggaATGCATCCAACAAGTCGGTAGAACCTTGAGGATATGCCTGGTGAGAAAATAGAAATtgatctttgtttgtttataagaCAACAAtcaggaggtgattagcttagcttaaagactggaagGAAGGAgtaacagctagcctggctgtaaataattttttcattttcaggcttGCTCAGTGACAACTTTCCAGAGTTCTAACATCCTGTCTCACTGTTCGAAACTGACTTGCTGCATGCACTAAGTCTTCacactgacctgctggtggGCCTGTTTTTAGCCTGAATGCCTGCAGACACTTCAGTTTGTGCCCGGATTAAACCAACAAAACGTGTCAGTGAtgttcaaagtgtgtgtggtAGGTGGATGAGTCAGGCTAGCTTTCCCCCTCTGCTTCTAGTCACTATggaaagctaagctaagctaatggccTGATTCCCCTGGCTGTCACTATGTACAGAATGGACAGACCCAAGAACGACATCAAAAGCATCTCACTCTTGActagaaagcaaataagcatatttccaaaATTTGGTTACCCAAAGAATCTATCTAATCATTCTTTAAATTTGCCTCACTGTGCTGATTTAGCAAAGACATGTTGGTGTACTTGAGTCCAGGTTCAAAGTAGATTTCACACAGTTTCACCATCGCCTCTGATGTTGTGTAAGTAAGGAAATCATTTCCAATGTTTTCTCTGAGTTAAAACTCTGTCTTTCATTCATATTTCCAGCGCCACAACCAGCCTTTCTGCTTCTATCACTTCATGAAAATGCATATTGTCTGTGTGATTGCACTTGAACGTTAATCGTGCTCTCTCGGCTCCAGACACGAGTGGCTCGGAAAGCTCGGCAAGAACAATGATCACCAAATGAGTCATGAGCTCTGGCTTCATGAAAGCAGCTATGTGCCGCtctccacaaaacacacaggaggCAGAGAGTAGAGgtggttttgtcatttttatttttttattctcagTTAAGGGGCTGGTCATGTTTTATTACACATACAATAATGAAGAGGATCTTTACATTCATCCACAGGATCCATCCAGAGAAACACCACACGGCATTCATGAGGCTCAAGCATGCACAGACAGTGGGAGAGATGACCGctacagatcacacacacacctgctattttttttgtttttgacgcGTTTGGAAGGTGGGTGTTCTGAACAGCACAAGTGGTAGTGCTGAGCTTTTCCTCCACTGACCCAGAAAACTTGCACAGAGTTAGTCACAGAGCACCTTTttgaaattgtgtttgtgtttttaagtcatCCACAAGAAGGAAAGGCAGCACATTGGTTCTGTAGTGAGGAGGGGAGGCACTTGTTGAGCGAGGGGTTTCGTGAATGCGAGCCGTGcttgagagagaaacagtgaaGACGAAGGAGGAAGAGGCCTAGACTGCACTAAAGCAAGGAGGCGAGGTCTGAACCACACTGCAGATCCAGAGTCTGACAGTTTGTAAAGGtggaaaacagagcaaataATTTAGCTTTATATGTGGAGAGGAACATTAGTGAATGCCATATCCTCATAGACTGAAAAAGGAATGAAAGATTAGAAGTGGCtaatttattgattttatttttcaatggCTATTGCATAAAATTGATTTAGAAGGTTTAGAAATTAACTTTTGTACGGCAAAATTCACAGCCAGCCTTAGGCCCGAACGACAAACATAGAGCAACATCACATTCAGGACGGGACACTTAACTACAGCTGAGACACAGGGGTTGACTGAAAACACGCTGGGACCAAATGGCTCTCACGATCATGTCAAATCTGTTAAGTCTATCACGAACAGAGCTCAAACAGAGTTGTGTTTGAGCACACAGAAAAGGTTTGAGGGGCCGACGAAGACAGTGTGACGAGACAGAAAACCGCTCTTTCTAAAACAGAAGCAACCCGGCCTTTTCCTCCAGTCAGCAAGCGGCAGTGACGGTCAAGTCAGTCGGACTTGCACCGGCCGTAACCTTCAACTGCTCCGGGTCTGCTTCGGTTTAGCCGCCCTTTTTGTTAGAGAAACCGTCGAAGACCAGAGAAACTCAGGCAGGAGTGTAGAGAGCCATGGCGGGGGGGTCAGGGGTCATTCAGGCTGCACATGTGAGCGGCTTCAGGACCAACTTCAGCAACAGTTCACACCAGTGATAATGACTGCACAGACTCAGCACGAAGCATGCAgggaggggcgggggggggggggcaacagaTTGTGTCGCTATCTACCAGCCAAAGGGGTGGGGAGGGTAATAAGGGGGATGAGGGATTTAGCGTACGTTAGAGTGTTATCAGAGGTGGAGGGGAAGGTGAGTTTATGGGGCGACAAgatttcctcattttcttcctctttttccccACATTAGTCCCGCGTTCTTGAACATCCGCCCTCGTGCTGTTGGATGGGGTCGTCGGAAGGGACCTCAGCGTTTAGCTGGAGAAGCACTCCTGCTTCCCTGCAAAACAGACAAGACATACCGGATGAATACGCAGGGGTGGCAGAGCGTCGGGTCTGGTTCAGCACTAAAGGACGACTCTGATGGTTTTGGAGTCCGGCCCACCGGTCGCTTCACTCAGCGAGAGCATTCACCTCAGCAGACAGCTTGCTCTGAGGGCCCTGACAACACTTAAGCAGGAGGCGCGTTAAGTGAAAGCTAATTGTTGGCAATAACTTCTCACGGCTACATTTTTGTCTTCACCATTGATGGCGGCCATTATGACTCATCAACAATTTAGACACATTAGCTGTCTGGCTTACTTGTCTTGTACTGTGTTAAAAATGCAACTCTTAAAGGTTTTTGGGAAGCACAGAGAACATATTTCATCAGTCTTTGATCACGCAAGAAGTTCCTGATGGTTCCAGACCAGGGCTCAACGTTTGGAACACCAGAGTAGTCCTTTAATGTGAGAAACAAGCAGGTTAGTGTGTTTGTGGGCAATTTTTTCAGGCCTGCAATGATGCACAGTTATGGAAGCcaatagaaaacacacacacacacacacacacacacacacacacacacacacaaaaagaaataaattaaaatctcAGGaatgacaaagacacaaaatactCATAGTAAGTCAAAATAATGTGATGCTAATTCAGAATTATGAGACAGTGAGTGATAATATGGACTTTCTCAGTTGAAAATATGAGAAACCCAAAATTATCAGGTAAAAAGTTTGGACAATTTAAGTAAAACTCATATGATACTAAGTCAGACTTAAGCCAAAGTATTTTAATTTTGACACAccatgagcttttttttttttaattttttatcaCCCTCATGCTTTCCTGGAAACGTGCTTCCACACAGGTCGATGTCGCACACAGGACGTCattactttgtttgtttgtgatagGAAATGGGTTGCATCTTAACCACGGATCACAGGTCATTACATATTGCTTCACAGATCCTGcaaatgtgtttcctttgtggTTTTCAGGCATTTCTTCCTCTCAGAAGCAAAAGCCCGAACTTTTCCATTTGTGTTTTCCCCCCAAAGTTTCCAATGACACATCCTGTGTTTATCACAAAGCTGTCTCTGAGACTACAGTGGACCTTTTCCATCACACTCACATCAAAAAGTGGGATGAGCAGAGGATTCTGAAAAGGCAGGAAGATTATACAAATGAGGCAAATCTTTATGGATTGCTCAAGAAGATAATCCATATTGTGAGAAGCTTTTTACTCCTCATGAAACCACAGCTGGGAACTGAGGCCTTTGTTCTAATCTATTCTTACAGCTATTTCAATTGAAATTCATTATCTGTCATGAAATGGGAAAAACTCAATATTCAGCGACGGTGCTGAAATTTAAATCTGAATAAGAAAGCAGAAACGTTAATTAAAAGTTAACGTGGCTTTATTCTCTTTCCTGCTTGAGACTGTGGAGGCCGTTTATGCGTGGAAGAAAGGGAAGTGAGAGAGCGATGGCGCCGAGTCAACACTAATCAGCCACATCGCGAAGATGTGGAACGAGCATGGCGGAAGTTTGTCATCTCCAGAGCTGTTTCTTGTAGCTTAGTGGCAACAATTTAGCCACTGCAGATGAGGACGCAGCCCTGGGGAAATTTGGGTTTCTCTCCACCCTCTGTAATTGCTACACCAACTACTCTAAGGTAAAGTGAGAAAGGCTGTCTAATTACAAACTGGCAGAGCGTGAAAGTTGCCACTCCTCTTcatgacaaatgaaaagaaatcaacTAATAAGAAGCTTCCCTGGAAACTGGAAAGTCAAGCGTTGAATGCAGCAGTCGGATGTAAGCGCGGATGAATATGGGGAAGCTGAAAAGTTGGGTGAATGTTACTCGGTACTGGATTGAATTCACTCAGTCACACCGGGAGCACAGGGTCAGAGCTTCCATCTGTGCTCTCAGTGCTTTTGACATTTCATGTTTGGAAGCTCTTAGTCAACAAAACGGACAATTTCCCCTGCAGCTTCAGCCTGTTAGAGCCACTGCGAGAAAAAGTCTGtcattgaattcatttttgaccAAAACCCCAATGATTCAAaggtctctcacacacacagtaagccATTATTTCACCATCTAGCTTTGTGATTACACTTTGACTTGCTCACAGCAGTCCCAGTTTTTACCCAGGTtttgctaacagctagctaacaGATAGAGTACAAGCCAGCGTTACTGGTGCCtgtgatgttagcatgtagccaAAAACTGCTAACTCCTTCAATTCAGACAAgcttaaataaaagaaacaggaaaacattttaCTTTACCCCATATAGAGAATTCATAAGCAGCCTGTAAACAGTTAATACATGCTATTGCTACATGCACATTTGAACAGCTATGATTGTATGCTGGTATGTCTTCAGCAGTTTCAAGCACATTCAGAAAAAGTTTTAAACCTGGCTGTATGTTAATGGTTGATACATGCTTTTAAACACATCACCAACATATTAGTGCTGTATATCATTGCCTACTGGAGAAATACTACAGTTAGTTTGAAGTCTTGTCTCTTAACACTTGATGAAGTGTAACATTTAttcttttcactctgttttggtctccaccatctaTCTAtgtctttagcagctaaatgtttCAGTATGTCATCAGCTATTCACTGAATCTGTCTGTCATTTGACGCTGGGCAGGTCGCAAATGGGTTTATCAGACCTCGGCCTGCTGCGAACAATACTGATCCGATCAGTGTGACTGAACCTATGTGGGCCAGAAgaccaaaacaacgagctgaaagatgctaaaacgtgACCCCTTTTGTATCAATAACACTATTGAttatagcacatttaaaaatcaTATAATAGGTCATTTATAAATCAATAACAGggaataaaaacatctttacaCCTGCTTGCAAAtgatttgtatttttgtgtgtacaatCATGTAGTAAATCTTTTACTACACACTATTAATTCTAGTAAGCAACAATAACGCTACCTTTTATTCATATATTAATTATTCATATTGATAAATAAGTGATCCACTAATGAAGCACTTGAAACATGTCAGTCTTGATGGATTTTCAGTTGTCGTCATATGCTATATGCTAGTGACACAACCAGTTTATAATGAATATTAGCTTTGCATCATCCCTATTCCGGATATATGTAGTAAGTTCTAAACATTCAGAGTTTCAGTTCAACATTACTGGCCAGGCAATAATAGCTTTTGCAGATACTGTACACTGTGCCTAATGATCATGATCATTATTGATCATGATCATTATTTTTGCACAGTGAGTCCTCCAGAGGACGTGCAGGAGCTCGACATGCTTGGCAAGTGACTGATAATATTGCATAAtaatattgttatattattGAGCAAAAGCAACCACTCCTTCCCTGGAGAGCAGGTACTGTGTGTTAGCTAAAGCCCCGCTGGACCCTTTCGAGCTGGATCTACCATCTTCAGCACTGGCATAAAGCACGTAGTATGCACAATGATCAATCTtgtctttaaaagcctcttagtattctgctgctgcagtagtAATGAGATTAGGATGTCCTCTAAGCATATCAAACAAATGTGGAGCGAGTTAAACTCAAGTATCCCTCCACCACGTATCAGTTACTCACTCTGCTGCAGATATCATCactgaggcagaaaaaaacaaaaacaggggCAAGACAGTGATTAGggatatatttcattttctataGGATTTCACTTCCAGGAAAGATAAAGTGGAGTGAAGCCGCAGGGAAATAACTGGGAAAGTGTTCGGCAGGAAGTTTTCTTACCATTTTGAAGATCCTAGTCAGGGTGCCTTTGCCGTCCCCTGCACTGGCCTTCTTAGCTTTGGCGGAGTGTGACTTCTGGTCGCCCtggcagagggaggaaaggagtcAGTGTGTTAAAAGAGTCTCAGAGGTATGTGTCAGGGGATCGGCTGACCTTTCTACACAGAGCCCCAGATTCATTTTCAATTCAGCGGAGGGTATGAAAATTTCAGAGAGTaaggagagaagagaatatAAGAGCCAACATAAGATCTTCAGGGTGTGTGGAGTGATGGAACAGTGTGCTCTACACCCAAATACTGCAGGAAACGATCACAGCACTATCTGCTTTTGCTTACTTTTAAAGTATAATAGCGTTCTACGTCTTGCCTCAACAGTGAAATGATCTCTTAGTTGAAAGTGTTTATGTAGAGATCTAAGAttcaggagaagaaaaaaagcaaaagatgcTCTCCTGCAGATCGCCTGCTCTCCTTAAAAAAGTCAGACTGTCCTGCTTTCAACCAAAATCATACCCTCCTCCTGTTTTGACCTCTTGTTCCACCCAaatcattttcatacagtcccttAGGACAGGTctcttttgactcattttgtcttttacaaCCAAAAacctttctgctgcttcatgATTCAGAaactgcacccacacacacacacacacacacacacacacacacacacacacacacacacacacacacacacacacacacacactcgtgcacatGCGTGAGGACCTTAAATTGCACGCTGATAACGTTGCCAAATGAAGCAGAAGGCAGCCTCACCAGAGCCAGCCACAGAGGactttttgaaatgaaacaaggaCAGTGACGAGCAGAATAATGCCTGTGTTATCATGGATGCACAATATACGCACATGATATGGATAAGTCAGGCTGCAAAGCTGTTTGAGAATGGACTTAAGTCGGAAAGGAAATGAGGACGTTATCACTGATGTGTGGACAGATTACGGCGGCTAAAGTGGTTGATGGAGACTAAATGGAAATACAGCCACACGCCTCGCTCTGGAAGGCGGTTTTAGATGATGTCCTCAGCGGCCCCCTCGGTTTAATTAGGCATGATACCTGTGATGCTTTCGCAGTTTTAAAAACCACCTACCAGGCCTATCTTGGCTGCTAGTCCTCTCCACTGGACGTgtagagaaacacaaagagacaaggACAAGAGGTAAAAGGAAGCGGGGACAAATAGAAATGTGTGTCTTACTCAGCGCAAAGGCAAGatgggaaggagaggagggtcCGTCCAGGGGGGAAAGTCACAGGGTCACAGGGGGGCAGGAGCAGATGAGGAACAGAGGGAAAGGAGCAGATATGTGGGGGAAATAAGAGAGGAGCAAGGCCAACGCTCACATTGAGAAGAGCACAAATTTAGTGACATTCAGCAGCAACAAGCCAGAGACATGCAGCATagaaagaatggaaaaaaaaaaaaaaacactaccaGCCCACCACAGATTGACTGCGTTCAAGTACTCTGCTCAAAAACTTGTATGTTTCTGTCCATTTGTCCCACTTTATCcaaatattgatgtttttgtgcagattttATGTTTGCAGATTTGCAGTGAATGGGTTTCAAATCAAAGGCCTGATACCTAATATGGTATTGATTAGCTTAAAAAGATCAGCTCAAGCCTCAACTTTAGGACAAAAAGAGATTTTATTGGTCTActgtttttgtctcctgtgtgaGTGTAAATTTGAGCTTCAGAAGGAACAACATAAAGCAGACTCACCCTAGACTTGGGAGGGGCGGGGGACACCTGAAGAGGAGTTAATCAGAGAAAGTAAAGAGATTTGATAGAGTTTGTGAGAGACAAgaaaagagaacagaggagcaaagagacaaacagcagaagaaacgGGGATGCTGCGAACACTGCTGACGCAGACTCCCATCCCGAGACACTTCAGAGGTGTAGTGTGTTATTTCTGTTACTCACGATCGTGCGGAAGAAATGGACCACAGCGTTTTCTGCTCCACGCTTACGTGGGGAAGTGGCAGAGGCTTTCTGAGGGCCTGGAGAGAGAGCACCTCGGAAAGATCCctgggagggaaaagaggaaaggaaaggaaaggaaaggaaaggaaaggaaaggaaaggaaaggaaaggaaaggaaaggaaaggaaaggaaaggaaagtaTAAAAGACCTacatgttaaataaatgtatgcaAAAATCACTGGACCTTCAACTCTTCAGATGCTGAAATACAGTTTTTACAGGAACTGTCTCAAAAATCTTTAATAATAAATGTGAGATGAATAGTTTGTCCATTGAAGCAACCAAGGAGGTAACACTGTTTAAAACTCCTCTAGGATACATGAATGAATGCTTCAGACAGCACACAGATGTGGGTAACATGTCCTACTTACCTCTGAACGATGCCAACAAATAcaccaaaatgacaaaacaattcAACTTTCAGTGGAATTGAATAATAACttaatttgaattttgaatgaATTTTGAATGAATGTGCTGGTTATATATAATGCATGTGGACGCCCATGTTGGCACAGATGGTGATTTAATACCTGAGTCACATAATGCTGCAATATGCAAATCTTTTACTTTAAATTCATAAGGTACATGTAAATTAAATTATAAGGACACATTTACTGTGTATACTGTGTATGTATAGGGTTGCTTTCAGGCACTAAGTAAAAGTTTTTAGTGTTAGTTTTTCCAGTGAAAACAGGCAGTTTTCACCACATTTATGGCCTCGAGTGACAAAGCGGAAACTTCTTTACTCTGAAAAATGGAAACCATAGTCAGAAGAGGCTGTGGGGATGCAGAAAGCCTGAATGCAAATATATTTTCATGATCAGTTCTTTGCACTCttctcagtgaaaaagctcCATCTGCTCGCAGGTATTCATTCAATCAGGAACATTAATAGCAGCCTCACGTCGCAGACCACTCCGACCTCGTTAACCCTCATCCCACTGGCTGCGAGTCATTAAGAACAGATTAAAATGGCACAAATGAGCAGTTGAAGATGTCCGTATTCTCTTGTCAATGGCTTGATCTTAATAAAGAAGTGTAATTATCAACTCAAAGTACAAATCAATGCAGCCAAGTTCTTCAAAGTCAGGCTTTACAAAGAGTATGCCGACATGAGCCTTTAATATGTTAAGCCTGagtaaaacactgctgcattaaaaaaacaaacaaaccctgcGTTAACCCACGTagacaacacagacacattaaagGTGAAAAGAATAATTCTTCTAATATCGAACACCATCAACAACCTGCAGCCCACGAGGGAGAACAGCCTCACTTCCACTCACTCAGTATGTTCAGTCTTTCCAGTGAATGTTATCTCATTCATCCTTCCCCTGACCCCGTTAATGGATGTATGTGGGGAAGGGGAGGGCTCGCTGTTGATGATTCACATCCATTATCTCACATCAGAGAAGCGTCAAGCAACCGAAAAGGGGGTAAAACTCTCACTGCCGCCACCATTTATGCAATATGATAGACATGCTGTGACAAATTACACGTCACCTTTACTGTCTTTTATGGGTTTTGTGAAAATGGACCACCCAACAATTATATCAGTACAGGGTAggaaatacaaaagaaaaagggTCCCCACCTCGAGCACAATCCATCCAAATGGATATGTAGAGGGACAATTATCTCTTACATAAAAGGAATTGTGTTtcggaaaaaaaaataaactgtatCCAGCAAATTTACAGCCTCtatgaaaatgactgtttcagCTATCTGAATATGAGTAAATCTAGCCTCTCTGTTGCTGATGTCACTATGTGtattgcagctctgcagctgcccCAGTGCTTCAGCACTGACCCCGTAATGATGTTCTCTTGTATTAgagtgtgtctctctgtgtgtgtgcacgtctgtgTCTGTCGTGATGTAAATGATGGGAAATGGTGGCAGAAATGAAAGGGACGGGAGAAAATAGAGCAACCTCGGTGGCTGCCGTCGCAGCTTTGTTTGGGGAAAGgagaagggaagaggaagagatgagaggGGAAATAGGAGATCAAATAACACCGTATGGATTCTGCTGGTACGCTCTCAATTTCAGCCAGTTGTCCCTTTGAAGTGAGTCTCGTCTGTTTCTTCTGtgcttctcctctcccctttgAAACACCTTTTCTATCTTTATTCTTCCAttttaaagctaaaaaaaatatttaatatgaGGTTTCCattagctgctgtcagtgatcATTTCAAACTTTCAAATCTTCTGCAGTGATGCTGAGACATTCTGCATCTGAGCTGTTAGTTTCTCCTAAATTAAAAGCTGTTTGGGGATAAATGTTGACGCTGCTGCTCATCTTTTCCCACTCAGGAGGTCGTAATCATTGATCCCAGTTTGATGCCTGAAGAGCGAGGggatcaggtgtgtgtggagagagacacaaagcacTCATTTTCATAtgcctgtaacacacacacacacacacacacacacacacacacacacacacacacacacacacacacacacttgcacactaTGCAAACAGTTTGTGCATTGTGACACCTGTCTCTCATAACTGTgaagtaaatatgaagctacagaaaggttagcttagctttgaataaagactggaagcaggtggaaacagctagcctggccctgTGCTAAGGTAAAACAAGGCTAGGAGTCTACGACCATGCTAGCGTCTCTCCTTTGGGCTGTGGCTTACATatgcacagtggtgctttgagctaaatgctaatgcttgTATGGCAACATGCTTACAATGATGACGCTAACATTAGCAGGTATAATggtaacattttctaattagcatgtcattagttttgcaggtatttgattgTGAAAAGTCAGTGATTCGATTCATCCTGTGTGGGAACATGAATTTACAAAATTTCAcgccaatccatccaataactGTTGAGCTATTCCTTTTTCATTCAGCCAAAACTTGTTAGCCgtttctctgtttccagtctttatgctaagcaaagctaagctaagcatctCCTGGCTCCATCCTCTTGACTATTTCCCAAACTATTATACTGTTCATCTCATTTATTAAATACGAAACAACAAATCAGAGTAAGCTGAtttctgctgtcactcacacacacacacacacacacacacacacacacacacacacacacacacacacatacacagacagacagagcgcggttcattcaaacacacatattacGAGTTGGCTGATATGACGGAGGAAAGTGAGAAATCAGGATTCAGAACACAGATTGAGGCACAAAGTATTCGCAGCATGTAGTTTATCACAAAGTGCAGGTTAATAATGAGATCTGCCTCCTCTGAGGTGAGAGGTCACAGACTGGCCACAAACCTGCATCATTATCGATGATGCTCAATAATTcatcctgcagaggaggaggcttgGGGGATCCATAGTTTAGAATCAGTTTCTTCACCATTATCCTGGATCCACATAAAAAATACTTAATCCTTCTAACTAGCATCGCTCACTTCACAGTGAACATCTCTGAGACTTGCTTTTAACATTTAACGAGCTGCGCTGAGATATCTGCAGCTCATTTTCTATAAAGACGGTATCTACCCTGCAGCGCTGAGCGAGAGCCAGCACCCTTtcacatattcattcattcatttcttcgCAATCAGTCCTTCCTCAAACAGTAAAAAAAGAGAGCAATAAATCTTAGTTAATTCTTATTCATGAACACAGGAAGAGCAGGGTCAATTGGTCTGGCCGACACGTCTAACAAGTTAATGTTCAAATTGGATACACCACCATAAAGTCTCTGAGATATCGTGGCGAACCGGTTTTATTTGTTCATGAATGACCTTTTCGATGACTGTGGCTCAGGAAGTGCAGCAGCTCACCCGCTAATCAGAAAGTCGGCGGTTCGATGTCCAGTTCCTCCAGTATGCATGTCCAAGatccaaaaaatatatatctaaTAATGGTGTAGAGGGCCTTACCTTTCTCTTTAGTCACCCCTCCTCAAATAATGCTCTTGCAGTCCATTAAGCTTTATTAGGTCAAATGCATTTGCAGTGTAGCACCTAATCCTAAAAATGACATGCTTGAGCAGTATTTGTGCTTTTAGTTTGTGTTGCTCCGAGCCTACGCTCTTCTTCCATGTGTGACAGATAAAGCAGGCCTTTCTGTCACTTCTACAACATCAATCATTTGCAGCTCGTACTCAAAACTCAATTAAAATGCACGTCTGTCCTAGGCAGGGTTCGTTTCCATTGTGCAGTTATTTCTTGAGCCAGAGCGCCGGTCTGTCCTtgttcctcagtctgtctctccaAAGGatgaatataaacacacatttttacatattgAATAGAAAGTGAAATGTAGCGGCTGGATTTCTGAGCTGAACTCTGATTCCTGCTGTTGGAGATGTAATCCTCatgaacacactgctgcttaTGTGAATGAAAAGTCTTCAGGCCGGCTTTAAGTGACTCAAACCTCTCTCTGATCTGAGTCTAATTGAATGAATTTCAGGAAGCAAGAACAATCCGCTTGTGTTGAGCACAAAGCTCTGCTGTTTTGCTGAGAAGTGTTGTATTTTTGCTTCTCACCATTTCATCTTTCGTCTCATATAAACAAGTCAAGCCAGTCACCCGTTATTATCAGAGCGGAGgtaaacagcagctctgctttccATTAAAACTCCTCTGataactgcagtgtgtttgtgtgtttggttgaCTCGAGAATATATTCATTTGTCTACAATTTTAAAGTCTGAGAGAGCAGACGAGCCTGAGCTCAGCGAATAAATGCCAAAAGTGAACTTTTCTCCAATGAGCCAAACTGAAAATATCACCTCAGAATTGGAGTAAAGACAAATCAGAGTGGCTGGCTGTTACTGGTTGTTAGCAAAGCAGTTAAAACGATTTCTCCCACTTTTCACAACGCAAACCGAAAAAAGggagacacaaacatgaattaaaacaaaacaaagagagcgCTGAGGGTGTTGTTAAAGAGTTTTAATCAAGCCATAATTCAAAAAGCTGAGAACAGGAACAGGTTAGGAACAGGTCACAGCACTTCACAACAGATACAAACGCTTGACAAGTATCCACTGCAAAGTCGAAGGCGTTACAAATCAGGGATGAACCCCGATCCGCTGCTGGTTCAAACAAACTCTCCGACTGGGTCAAAGACATGTGAACCTGAGGTGAGCAAACTGATGTGAGGGGGCCGCTGACAGCCCCTCTTCATCCAAGACACTGGGGTTAGAGTACAGTATCACAAGAGTTTTGGTTTAGACTCAGAAGCCTGATTCATACAGTAATTACTCCTGTGTTGCATTATATCACCGATTCTATCTGCCACTCAGCAAAATAATATGCAAATTAAGACTTCA
Encoded here:
- the LOC139334319 gene encoding myelin basic protein-like isoform X6, yielding MASASSSAQAAFGLGRRKKNPGLLDQIGKFFGGDKKRKGKGSFRGALSPGPQKASATSPRKRGAENAVVHFFRTIVSPAPPKSRGDQKSHSAKAKKASAGDGKGTLTRIFKM
- the LOC139334319 gene encoding myelin basic protein-like isoform X3, whose amino-acid sequence is MASASSSAQAAFGLGRRKKNPGLLDQIGKFFGGDKKRKGKGSFRGALSPGPQKASATSPRKRGAENAVVHFFRTIVSPAPPKSRWRGLAAKIGLGDQKSHSAKAKKASAGDGKGTLTRIFKMGSRSASPAKR
- the LOC139334319 gene encoding myelin basic protein-like isoform X2, whose protein sequence is MASASSSAQAAFGLGRRKKNPGLLDQIGKFFGGDKKRKGKGSFRGALSPGPQKASATSPRKRGAENAVVHFFRTIVSPAPPKSRGDQKSHSAKAKKASAGDGKGTLTRIFKMVRKLPAEHFPSYFPAASLHFIFPGSEIL
- the LOC139334319 gene encoding myelin basic protein-like isoform X5, whose protein sequence is MASASSSAQAAFGLGRRKKNPGLLDQIGKFFGGDKKRKGKGSFRGALSPGPQKASATSPRKRGAENAVVHFFRTIVSPAPPKSRGDQKSHSAKAKKASAGDGKGTLTRIFKMGSRSASPAKR
- the LOC139334319 gene encoding myelin basic protein-like isoform X4 — protein: MASASSSAQAAFGLGRRKKNPGLLDQIGKFFGGDKKRKGKGSFRGALSPGPQKASATSPRKRGAENAVVHFFRTIVSPAPPKSRWRGLAAKIGLGDQKSHSAKAKKASAGDGKGTLTRIFKM
- the LOC139334319 gene encoding myelin basic protein-like isoform X1; this encodes MASASSSAQAAFGLGRRKKNPGLLDQIGKFFGGDKKRKGKGSFRGALSPGPQKASATSPRKRGAENAVVHFFRTIVSPAPPKSRWRGLAAKIGLGDQKSHSAKAKKASAGDGKGTLTRIFKMVRKLPAEHFPSYFPAASLHFIFPGSEIL